One window of the Glycocaulis alkaliphilus genome contains the following:
- a CDS encoding type II toxin-antitoxin system ParD family antitoxin translates to MPSSYALGGHFESLMDELIASGRYNSKSEIIRDGLRLLEDREALRQARLEALRAAIAEGADSGPGVDADAVFDRLEAKYQAMAQGAAE, encoded by the coding sequence ATGCCCAGCAGCTACGCCCTTGGCGGGCATTTCGAAAGCCTGATGGACGAGTTGATCGCCTCTGGCCGCTATAACTCGAAAAGCGAGATCATCCGGGACGGGCTGCGCCTGCTCGAAGATCGCGAAGCGCTGCGGCAGGCGAGGCTCGAAGCCCTGCGCGCGGCCATCGCGGAAGGCGCCGATAGCGGCCCCGGCGTTGACGCGGATGCGGTGTTTGACCGGCTGGAAGCGAAGTACCAGGCGATGGCGCAAGGCGCTGCAGAGTGA
- a CDS encoding type II toxin-antitoxin system RelE/ParE family toxin, whose protein sequence is MSLRFSPAAERDLEAIADYIAQDNPGRALSFIAELRQTAADIEDNPLAWPERSDLLPGLRMRPFGRYLVFYRPDQNGVRIERIFHASRDVGGGNV, encoded by the coding sequence GTGAGTTTGCGCTTTTCGCCCGCAGCGGAACGCGATCTGGAAGCGATTGCCGACTATATTGCGCAGGACAATCCGGGGCGGGCGCTGAGTTTCATCGCAGAGCTTCGGCAGACAGCGGCGGACATCGAAGACAACCCGCTTGCGTGGCCAGAACGCTCCGACCTTCTACCTGGCCTGCGGATGCGGCCGTTCGGGCGATACCTGGTCTTTTACAGGCCGGATCAGAACGGCGTTCGGATTGAACGGATATTCCACGCCAGCCGGGATGTTGGTGGCGGCAACGTTTAA